Proteins encoded by one window of Chondromyces crocatus:
- a CDS encoding lytic transglycosylase domain-containing protein, with translation MKPGTTAPRPRAAEPRAAEPRAAAPRAAGGRARLTRAATVLGALAFCVSLCPGRAEADIYMYTDADGVTHFSNRAGADPKFKLYLKSQERRGTSRNGITPTLPSDRSLDRFTRYDAWIRQAGTLYQIPEELIRAVIKVESDYDPRAVSPAGAQGLMQLMPPTALRMQVRDAFDPREAIFGGTRYLRVLANVFNGDLDLTIAGYNAGEGAVLRYNGIPPYQETQTYVTRVRTYYARYRANRDATAASTEP, from the coding sequence GTGAAGCCCGGCACCACCGCCCCCCGCCCTCGCGCCGCCGAACCTCGCGCCGCCGAACCTCGCGCCGCCGCACCTCGCGCCGCTGGCGGCCGCGCGCGCCTCACCCGCGCCGCCACGGTGCTCGGCGCCCTCGCGTTCTGCGTCTCGCTGTGCCCCGGCCGCGCCGAGGCCGACATCTACATGTACACCGACGCGGACGGCGTCACCCACTTCTCCAACCGCGCCGGCGCCGACCCCAAGTTCAAGCTGTACCTCAAATCCCAGGAGCGACGCGGCACCTCGCGGAACGGCATCACCCCCACGCTCCCCAGCGATCGCAGCCTCGATCGCTTCACCCGCTACGACGCCTGGATCCGCCAGGCGGGGACGCTGTACCAGATCCCCGAAGAGCTGATCCGCGCCGTCATCAAGGTGGAGAGCGACTACGACCCGCGCGCCGTGTCCCCCGCCGGTGCGCAGGGCCTGATGCAGCTCATGCCGCCCACCGCGTTGCGCATGCAGGTCCGCGATGCCTTCGATCCACGCGAGGCCATCTTCGGAGGCACCCGCTACCTCCGCGTGCTGGCCAACGTCTTCAACGGAGATCTCGATCTCACCATCGCCGGGTACAACGCCGGCGAAGGGGCGGTCCTCCGCTACAACGGAATTCCGCCTTACCAGGAGACGCAGACCTACGTGACCCGCGTCCGTACGTACTACGCCCGCTACCGCGCGAACCGCGACGCCACCGCTGCGTCGACCGAACCCTGA
- a CDS encoding DUF2520 domain-containing protein — protein sequence MKARASKVSASKAKASGAKAAGSRKTATGAGKAAGKGKAGGTGKAARKGSAPGKAKGVRKVSASTKAKAGSDVKASRAAAVRKVGAGRAEPVIFIYGGGKVGRGLQRALRAVGVSAALRPARRGLPRRPIDADLVIVALRDRDIATCAEALRARGLIGHRRCAVVHCAGALGPEALEAVRSERVAVAQMHPMISFASTVSTPGLLRGQLHVDGDAYAVRLCRALGKQLGMSPRTIPGLDRVAYHAAAGIVANGAAALAAGGVGLLERAGVARATAAAMLGPLLRTVADNVEALGLPQALTGPVRRGDATGVARHLETLRRLAPELIPLYEASAAIQLPLARELGEAKDEAFDAVEAALSGAS from the coding sequence ATGAAAGCGAGAGCGAGCAAGGTGAGCGCAAGCAAGGCGAAGGCGTCCGGCGCGAAGGCGGCGGGGAGCAGGAAGACGGCGACCGGCGCGGGGAAAGCGGCGGGCAAGGGAAAGGCCGGCGGCACCGGGAAGGCGGCCCGCAAGGGGAGCGCGCCCGGCAAGGCGAAGGGCGTCCGCAAGGTGAGCGCTTCCACCAAGGCGAAGGCCGGGAGCGACGTGAAAGCCTCTCGCGCCGCGGCGGTCCGCAAGGTCGGGGCGGGTCGCGCCGAGCCGGTGATCTTCATCTACGGTGGCGGCAAGGTGGGGCGCGGGCTCCAGCGGGCGCTGCGGGCCGTCGGGGTGTCGGCTGCGCTGCGGCCGGCCCGTCGTGGGCTCCCTCGGCGTCCGATCGATGCCGATCTGGTGATCGTGGCGCTCCGGGATCGCGACATCGCGACGTGTGCGGAGGCGCTGCGGGCGCGAGGGTTGATCGGTCACCGGCGGTGTGCGGTGGTGCACTGCGCTGGTGCGCTGGGGCCCGAGGCGCTCGAGGCGGTGCGCAGCGAGCGGGTGGCCGTGGCGCAGATGCACCCGATGATCTCGTTCGCGTCCACGGTGTCGACGCCCGGGTTGCTGCGCGGTCAGCTCCACGTGGATGGTGACGCCTACGCGGTGCGGCTGTGTCGGGCGCTCGGGAAGCAGCTCGGGATGAGCCCGCGGACGATTCCAGGTCTGGATCGGGTGGCCTATCACGCGGCGGCAGGCATCGTCGCGAACGGTGCAGCGGCGCTCGCCGCAGGGGGCGTGGGGTTGCTCGAGCGAGCCGGGGTGGCGCGGGCGACGGCGGCGGCGATGCTGGGGCCGCTGCTGCGCACGGTCGCGGACAACGTGGAAGCGCTGGGGCTGCCCCAGGCGCTCACGGGGCCGGTGCGTCGAGGCGATGCGACGGGGGTTGCGCGGCACCTGGAGACGCTGCGGCGGCTCGCGCCGGAGCTGATCCCGCTGTACGAAGCGTCCGCGGCGATCCAGCTCCCGCTCGCGAGGGAGCTGGGCGAGGCGAAGGACGAGGCGTTCGACGCGGTGGAGGCGGCGCTTTCGGGCGCGTCCTGA
- a CDS encoding KamA family radical SAM protein encodes MTATTPTPLIELGTKPSGIVPLKPPVDPATLRHKNFIDAPDWRRIPAYADVTEEQFLDHKWQSKKSITRPDKLLDALRSLVSEEFIRDATEGFQRAPMSLRVSPYMLSLIDWNDPYDDPLRIQFIPLASRLLPDHPKLGLDSLHERADAPVPGLTHRYPDKALFLPLDTCPVYCRFCTRSYAVGIDTEEVEKTHFRVDEARWKQAFEYIASRPELEDIVVSGGDAYNLRPEQITLILTTLLEMPNIQRIRVATKGPAVMPQKILTDDEWVDAVTRGVDLGRKLHKEVVLHTHFNNPNEITGITRDAMNRLFERGITIRNQSVLQRGVNDTPETMKLLVKRLGQIHVHPYYVYVHDLVQGVEDLRTTLETGLMLEKHVRGTTAGFNTPTFVVDAPGGGGKRDAHSYEFYDRETGISIYQAPSVKPGQRYIYFDPIDLLPPEGQARWADPSQHQVMIDDALSRVREPGRGRPD; translated from the coding sequence ATGACCGCCACCACCCCCACTCCTCTCATCGAGCTGGGCACGAAGCCGTCCGGCATCGTGCCGCTCAAGCCGCCCGTCGACCCGGCGACGCTGCGCCACAAGAACTTCATCGACGCCCCCGACTGGCGGCGCATCCCCGCGTACGCCGACGTCACCGAGGAGCAGTTCCTCGATCACAAGTGGCAGTCCAAGAAGTCGATCACGCGCCCCGACAAGCTGCTCGACGCGCTGCGCTCCCTGGTCTCCGAAGAGTTCATCCGTGACGCGACCGAGGGCTTCCAGCGCGCGCCCATGAGCTTGCGCGTGTCGCCCTACATGCTGTCGCTCATCGACTGGAACGACCCGTACGACGACCCGCTGCGCATCCAGTTCATCCCGCTGGCGTCGCGCCTCTTGCCCGACCACCCCAAGCTCGGCCTCGACTCGCTCCACGAGCGCGCGGACGCCCCCGTCCCTGGCCTGACGCACCGCTACCCGGACAAGGCGCTCTTCCTGCCGCTCGACACCTGCCCCGTCTACTGCCGCTTCTGCACGCGCAGCTACGCGGTGGGCATCGACACGGAAGAGGTGGAGAAGACGCATTTCCGCGTCGACGAAGCGCGCTGGAAGCAAGCGTTCGAGTACATCGCCTCGCGCCCCGAGCTGGAGGACATCGTGGTCTCCGGCGGCGACGCCTACAACCTGCGGCCCGAGCAGATCACGCTCATCCTGACCACGCTGCTGGAGATGCCCAACATCCAGCGCATCCGCGTGGCCACCAAGGGCCCGGCCGTCATGCCGCAGAAGATCCTCACCGACGACGAGTGGGTCGACGCGGTGACGCGCGGCGTGGATCTCGGGCGCAAGCTGCACAAGGAGGTCGTCCTCCACACGCACTTCAACAACCCGAACGAGATCACCGGCATCACCCGTGACGCGATGAACCGCCTCTTCGAGCGCGGCATCACCATCCGGAACCAGTCGGTGCTCCAGCGCGGCGTGAACGACACCCCCGAGACGATGAAGCTCCTCGTGAAGCGCCTCGGCCAGATCCACGTGCATCCCTACTACGTGTACGTCCACGATCTCGTGCAGGGCGTCGAAGACCTGCGCACCACGCTGGAGACGGGCCTCATGCTCGAGAAGCACGTGCGCGGCACGACGGCGGGCTTCAACACCCCGACCTTCGTCGTCGACGCCCCTGGCGGCGGCGGCAAGCGCGACGCCCACTCGTACGAGTTCTACGACCGCGAGACGGGCATCTCCATCTACCAGGCCCCGAGCGTGAAGCCCGGCCAGCGCTACATCTACTTCGATCCGATCGACCTGCTCCCCCCCGAGGGCCAGGCCCGCTGGGCCGATCCCAGCCAGCACCAGGTGATGATCGACGACGCCCTGAGCCGCGTGCGCGAGCCGGGCCGCGGTCGCCCCGACTGA
- a CDS encoding helix-turn-helix transcriptional regulator, whose product MRAGAAGTAKARTSAAPAARTQGSVSGPASQRFAPSAAEDDDLDPDSSSSPFDDGGAKRAVRGRPRGPFTQHRRLDALRSLLQKHPAGLTIYDLARELDVTPRSLRRYLAEVRRELDLISAPVRPGGPRLWRLSPSEAPRRVEMRRTQAYALLAARRLFEPMRGSTLFEEIDLATQRLLGVARRPGRGANAGVADARLEERFLYLPFAPKDYASKTEELDDLFQAVADLRPLRCRYRRAKGSEERVTIHPYALVLYKDAIYCVGLHAQKGELRTFLLDRMRDTECAVTERFDLPEDFSIDDHFQGQFGIWRGGEPRRVIIDFDERVTEFVRTRNVHPSQKITSLPGGGVRLTMEIGDTTELTTWVLGFGETARVVEPPDLVERVKKELRGALALYEAAPVSAPIREEAN is encoded by the coding sequence GTGCGCGCGGGAGCAGCGGGGACCGCCAAGGCCCGCACGTCGGCGGCGCCTGCGGCGCGGACGCAAGGCAGCGTTTCGGGGCCTGCGTCGCAGCGCTTCGCCCCGTCGGCTGCGGAGGATGACGACCTCGACCCGGACTCGTCGTCTTCTCCCTTCGACGACGGCGGGGCCAAGCGCGCGGTCCGTGGCCGCCCGCGCGGGCCGTTCACCCAGCACCGTCGCCTCGATGCTCTCCGCAGCTTGCTCCAGAAGCATCCGGCGGGGCTGACCATCTACGATCTCGCGCGTGAGCTCGACGTCACGCCGCGCTCCCTCCGGCGCTACCTGGCCGAGGTGCGGCGCGAGCTCGACCTCATCTCCGCGCCCGTGCGCCCTGGCGGGCCTCGCCTCTGGCGGCTCTCGCCGAGCGAGGCCCCGCGCCGCGTCGAGATGCGCCGCACCCAGGCGTACGCACTCCTCGCGGCCCGCCGCCTGTTCGAGCCGATGCGCGGCTCCACCCTGTTCGAGGAGATCGACCTGGCGACCCAGCGGCTCCTCGGTGTGGCCCGCCGCCCGGGCCGTGGCGCCAACGCGGGCGTCGCCGATGCCCGCCTCGAAGAGCGCTTCCTCTACCTGCCCTTCGCGCCCAAGGACTACGCCTCGAAGACCGAGGAACTCGACGACCTCTTCCAGGCCGTCGCCGATCTCCGCCCGCTGCGCTGCCGCTACCGTCGCGCGAAGGGCTCCGAGGAGCGCGTCACCATCCACCCCTACGCGCTGGTCCTCTACAAGGACGCCATCTACTGCGTCGGCCTCCACGCCCAGAAGGGCGAGCTGCGCACGTTCCTCCTCGACCGGATGCGCGACACCGAGTGCGCCGTGACCGAGCGCTTCGATCTGCCCGAGGATTTCTCCATCGACGATCACTTCCAGGGCCAGTTCGGCATCTGGCGCGGTGGTGAGCCCCGGCGCGTCATCATCGACTTCGACGAGCGCGTCACCGAGTTCGTGCGGACGCGTAACGTGCACCCCTCGCAGAAGATCACCAGCCTGCCTGGCGGCGGCGTGCGGCTGACCATGGAGATCGGCGACACGACCGAGCTGACCACCTGGGTGCTCGGCTTCGGCGAGACCGCGCGCGTGGTGGAGCCGCCGGACCTGGTGGAGCGGGTGAAGAAGGAGCTGCGAGGCGCCCTCGCCCTCTACGAAGCCGCTCCTGTCTCCGCGCCGATCCGCGAAGAAGCGAACTGA
- a CDS encoding 2Fe-2S iron-sulfur cluster-binding protein produces MFRRTRALRDPVTVQIDGDPVPAERGEPLAVALLASDNVRLARSPKLHRPRGPSCLRGACDGCLARVDGVPNVMTCARPARGGEQIETQNVIGSRNADLLRVTDWFFPSGLDHHHLMAGIPGLQDVMQSFAQKIAGLGRLPNEPLKPRPARRLDVDAAIVGGGPAGVAVASRLAANGRTVALVHDGLALCEDLRGARATTPKAPHRAAELLAAHPLKGVQQLLRHVAAGVYDGELLAASDEGAVLLRARATVFATGAHDGMLAFPNNDLPGVLSARALCRLLASGLEPTGPVVLAGEGFWAEEAAIRLGKRLAMRVPLPSLLGVRGSSEVSAVFIKEGDPPKRRTVKAVALALAAPGAPAFEVAAQAGASLTYLADKGYAVTTDPRGRAADGVWAVGECTGAPFDLAALLESARVAVDDILDATRAPA; encoded by the coding sequence ATGTTCCGGCGCACCCGCGCGCTCCGAGACCCTGTCACCGTCCAGATCGATGGCGATCCTGTCCCGGCCGAGCGGGGGGAGCCCCTCGCCGTCGCCCTGCTCGCCTCCGACAACGTCCGCCTGGCGCGCAGCCCCAAGCTGCACCGCCCCCGCGGCCCCAGCTGCCTGCGCGGCGCCTGCGACGGCTGCCTCGCCCGGGTGGACGGCGTCCCCAACGTCATGACCTGCGCCCGCCCAGCCCGGGGCGGCGAGCAGATCGAGACCCAGAACGTCATCGGCTCCCGCAACGCCGACCTCCTCCGGGTCACCGACTGGTTCTTCCCCAGCGGCCTCGACCATCACCACCTCATGGCCGGCATCCCTGGCCTCCAGGACGTGATGCAGTCCTTCGCCCAGAAGATCGCCGGCCTCGGCCGTCTCCCGAACGAACCCCTGAAGCCTCGCCCTGCGCGCCGCCTCGACGTCGACGCCGCCATCGTCGGCGGCGGCCCGGCAGGCGTCGCCGTCGCCTCGCGCCTCGCCGCGAACGGCCGCACCGTCGCCCTCGTCCACGACGGCCTCGCCCTCTGCGAAGACCTGCGAGGCGCCCGCGCCACCACCCCGAAGGCCCCCCACCGCGCCGCCGAGCTGCTCGCCGCCCACCCCTTGAAAGGCGTGCAGCAGCTCCTCCGCCACGTCGCCGCGGGCGTCTATGACGGCGAACTCCTCGCTGCGAGCGACGAAGGCGCCGTGCTCCTCCGCGCCCGCGCCACCGTCTTCGCCACTGGCGCCCACGACGGCATGCTCGCCTTCCCCAACAACGACCTCCCGGGCGTCCTCTCCGCCCGCGCCCTCTGTCGCCTCCTCGCCAGCGGCCTCGAACCGACCGGCCCCGTCGTCCTCGCCGGCGAAGGCTTCTGGGCCGAAGAAGCCGCGATCCGCCTCGGCAAGCGCCTCGCCATGCGCGTCCCCCTCCCCTCCCTCCTCGGCGTGCGCGGCAGCTCCGAGGTCAGCGCCGTGTTCATCAAGGAAGGCGATCCCCCGAAGCGCCGCACCGTGAAGGCCGTCGCCCTCGCGCTCGCCGCCCCTGGCGCCCCCGCCTTCGAGGTCGCCGCGCAAGCCGGCGCCTCGCTGACCTACCTCGCCGACAAGGGCTACGCCGTGACCACCGATCCTCGCGGTCGCGCCGCAGACGGCGTCTGGGCCGTCGGCGAGTGTACTGGTGCCCCCTTCGATCTCGCCGCGCTCCTCGAAAGCGCCCGCGTCGCCGTCGACGACATCCTCGACGCCACACGCGCCCCCGCTTGA
- a CDS encoding heme exporter protein CcmB, producing MKRPGWLQQALFVAGKDLSIELATGEIITTSGFFAVLVAVIASLAFFAGQGAAEQVAPGVIWVSVTFASVLALSRTWQREREDGALLGLLVMPIQRSAIFAGKAIGVFVFVAAVEIIVIPVSALLFSVDLRLVGGGIALFCLAATPGIAASGTLFGAMTVRTRARDLVLASVLFPLLAPTMLAAVAGTRELFGGASIGELTDYLVLMGVFDVVFVAGGVGMFELLIEG from the coding sequence ATGAAGCGGCCGGGGTGGTTGCAGCAGGCGCTGTTCGTGGCAGGCAAGGATCTGTCGATCGAGCTGGCGACAGGGGAGATCATCACCACGAGCGGGTTCTTCGCGGTGCTCGTGGCGGTGATCGCGTCGCTCGCGTTCTTCGCCGGGCAAGGGGCGGCGGAGCAGGTGGCGCCCGGGGTCATCTGGGTGAGCGTGACGTTCGCGTCGGTGCTCGCGCTGAGCCGGACGTGGCAGCGGGAGCGAGAGGATGGGGCGTTGCTCGGGCTCCTGGTGATGCCGATCCAGCGGAGTGCGATCTTCGCGGGGAAGGCGATCGGGGTGTTCGTGTTCGTGGCCGCGGTGGAGATCATCGTGATCCCGGTGTCGGCGCTGCTGTTCTCGGTGGATCTGCGGCTGGTGGGCGGGGGGATCGCGCTGTTCTGTCTGGCGGCGACGCCCGGGATCGCGGCGAGCGGGACGCTGTTCGGGGCGATGACGGTGCGGACGCGGGCGCGGGATCTGGTGCTGGCGAGTGTGCTGTTTCCGCTGCTGGCGCCGACGATGCTGGCTGCGGTGGCCGGGACGCGCGAGCTGTTCGGTGGGGCGTCGATCGGGGAGCTGACGGACTACCTGGTGCTGATGGGGGTGTTCGACGTGGTGTTCGTGGCGGGTGGGGTCGGGATGTTCGAGCTGCTGATCGAGGGGTGA
- a CDS encoding CPBP family intramembrane glutamic endopeptidase, translated as MLEQGRWLFAQAAKAVPPLPLPVPEGPSLAETLFKVALPIVAYVAIAPVLWLFFRRTWRELDVEAHEHQRRTLAAGQYDYRPAVLFTITALVLTLQHYFGGRDFFGDHIKPWLRGVELEQALHPGGLGQYVSLRKYTELYSYGWWTFTRVLGYVVIPFVTWKICFRKDSLLDMGLRVRGLLSHAWIYGLCLAVVVPAVFIVASSPDFGNYYPFYKQSSRSWFDFMVWEAMYFLQFFALEIFFRGFWLSGLRRTMGSGAIFAMIVPYCMIHFGKPYLETAGAVIAGIALGSLAMRTKSIYSGFIVHVTVALLMDVLSLMNRNAIPKVFWAP; from the coding sequence ATGTTGGAGCAAGGCCGCTGGCTCTTCGCTCAGGCCGCCAAGGCCGTGCCTCCCCTCCCCTTGCCCGTCCCCGAGGGCCCGTCCCTCGCGGAGACGCTGTTCAAGGTCGCCCTCCCCATCGTGGCCTACGTGGCCATCGCCCCGGTGCTCTGGCTCTTCTTCCGGCGCACCTGGCGCGAGCTGGACGTCGAGGCCCACGAGCACCAGCGCCGCACCCTCGCCGCGGGTCAGTACGATTACCGCCCCGCCGTCCTGTTCACCATCACCGCCCTCGTCCTCACCCTCCAGCATTACTTCGGCGGACGCGACTTCTTCGGCGACCACATCAAGCCCTGGCTCCGCGGCGTCGAGCTGGAGCAAGCCCTCCACCCTGGCGGCCTCGGGCAGTACGTCTCCCTCCGCAAGTACACGGAGCTCTACAGCTACGGCTGGTGGACCTTCACCCGCGTGCTCGGCTACGTGGTCATCCCCTTCGTCACCTGGAAGATCTGCTTCCGGAAGGACAGCCTCCTCGACATGGGCCTGCGCGTCCGCGGCCTGCTCAGCCACGCCTGGATCTACGGCCTCTGCCTCGCCGTCGTCGTCCCCGCCGTGTTCATCGTCGCGAGCTCGCCCGACTTCGGCAACTACTACCCCTTCTACAAGCAGAGCTCCCGGTCCTGGTTCGACTTCATGGTCTGGGAGGCGATGTACTTCCTCCAGTTCTTCGCCCTGGAGATCTTCTTCCGCGGCTTCTGGCTGTCGGGCCTCCGGCGCACCATGGGCTCGGGCGCGATCTTCGCCATGATCGTCCCGTACTGCATGATCCACTTCGGCAAGCCGTACCTGGAAACCGCGGGCGCCGTGATCGCCGGCATCGCCCTCGGCTCGCTGGCGATGCGCACGAAGAGCATCTACTCCGGCTTCATCGTCCACGTCACCGTCGCGCTCTTGATGGACGTCCTCTCCCTCATGAACCGCAACGCCATCCCGAAGGTCTTCTGGGCCCCCTGA
- the speA gene encoding biosynthetic arginine decarboxylase translates to MSSTQKQEPNAWTTDDAKDLYMIDRWGRGYFDVSPDGNITVAPLQERGSKISIADVVRAAREEGLRAPLLIRFQDLLHHRVRTLNEAFNRAIAEVKYRGLYRGVFPIKVNQLKEVVEEILEAGKAYHYGLEVGSKPELFAGLSVHTDNESLIVCNGYKDENFIRTAMLGRKLGKKVILVAEKLSEVRTIARVAKEMNVEPLVGLRVRLMTEGAGKWAASGGEHAKFGLSTAEILAACNILSEAGMSSAFKLLHFHIGSQVPDILIVKRAVREATRHYAKLRKMGHKIEYMDVGGGLAIDYDGSRSTFHSSMNYSVEEYARDIVHNIADICDDEKVPHPNIVSESGRAIVAHHSVLVVQAFGSIEKTPSTPIDIQAEEHKLIQALLETRDNLTAANLAESWHDILQVKEESQKMFELGLLNLDVKARVETLYWENAEKMALLAGSLDQQEAPEDVVQLRTQLADQYICNFSVFQSLLDHWALGSLFPVVPIHRLNERPGSDSTLVDITCDSEGKVSKFIDLSDVRDTLPLHVLQGEEPYYLGIFLTGAYQDIMGDIHNLFGRVNEVHVFLDSDEDCGYYIEEMIAGNQIREVLGLTQYDTPGLIQRVKAQVDGAIKQDLMKPTEGMRLLADYERGLKDQTYLSF, encoded by the coding sequence TTGAGCAGTACGCAAAAGCAGGAGCCCAACGCGTGGACCACGGACGACGCGAAGGACCTCTACATGATCGACCGCTGGGGCCGGGGCTACTTCGACGTGAGCCCCGACGGTAACATCACGGTCGCGCCGCTGCAGGAGCGTGGCAGCAAGATCTCGATCGCCGACGTGGTGAGGGCTGCGCGTGAGGAGGGGCTGCGCGCGCCGCTGTTGATCCGGTTCCAGGATCTGCTGCACCACCGGGTGCGGACGCTGAACGAGGCGTTCAACCGGGCGATCGCGGAGGTGAAGTACCGCGGGCTCTACCGCGGGGTGTTCCCGATCAAGGTGAACCAGCTCAAGGAGGTGGTGGAGGAGATCCTCGAGGCCGGAAAGGCCTACCACTACGGGCTGGAGGTAGGCTCGAAGCCGGAGCTGTTCGCAGGGCTCAGCGTCCACACGGACAACGAGTCGCTCATCGTCTGCAACGGCTACAAGGACGAGAACTTCATCCGTACCGCGATGCTCGGCCGCAAGCTGGGCAAGAAGGTGATCCTCGTCGCGGAGAAGCTCTCCGAGGTGCGGACCATCGCGCGCGTGGCGAAGGAGATGAACGTCGAGCCGCTGGTCGGGCTGCGCGTCCGGCTGATGACCGAGGGCGCCGGCAAGTGGGCGGCGAGCGGTGGTGAGCACGCGAAGTTCGGGCTGTCGACGGCCGAGATCCTCGCGGCGTGCAACATCCTGAGCGAGGCGGGCATGAGCTCGGCGTTCAAGCTGCTGCACTTCCACATCGGCTCGCAGGTGCCCGACATCCTCATCGTGAAGCGCGCGGTGCGCGAGGCGACGCGCCACTACGCGAAGCTGCGCAAGATGGGGCACAAGATCGAGTACATGGACGTCGGTGGCGGTCTGGCGATCGACTACGACGGGTCGCGCTCGACGTTCCACTCGTCGATGAACTACTCGGTCGAGGAGTACGCGCGGGACATCGTCCACAACATCGCCGACATCTGCGACGACGAGAAGGTGCCGCACCCGAACATCGTCTCCGAGTCGGGGCGCGCGATCGTGGCGCACCACTCGGTGCTGGTGGTGCAGGCGTTCGGCTCGATCGAGAAGACGCCGTCGACGCCGATCGACATCCAGGCCGAGGAGCACAAGCTCATCCAGGCGCTGCTGGAGACGCGGGACAACCTCACGGCCGCGAACCTCGCGGAGTCGTGGCACGACATCCTCCAGGTGAAGGAGGAGTCGCAGAAGATGTTCGAGCTGGGGCTGCTCAACCTCGACGTGAAGGCGCGGGTGGAGACGCTCTACTGGGAGAACGCCGAGAAGATGGCGCTGCTCGCGGGATCGCTCGATCAGCAGGAGGCGCCCGAGGACGTGGTGCAGCTCCGCACGCAGCTCGCGGATCAGTACATCTGCAACTTCTCGGTGTTCCAGTCGCTGCTGGACCACTGGGCGCTGGGGTCGCTGTTCCCGGTGGTGCCGATCCACCGGCTGAACGAGCGCCCGGGGTCCGACAGCACGCTGGTCGACATCACCTGCGACTCGGAGGGGAAGGTGAGCAAGTTCATCGACCTCTCGGATGTGCGCGACACGCTGCCGCTGCACGTGCTGCAAGGCGAGGAGCCGTACTACCTGGGCATCTTCCTGACCGGCGCGTACCAGGACATCATGGGCGACATCCACAACCTGTTCGGCCGGGTGAACGAGGTCCACGTGTTCCTCGATTCGGACGAGGACTGCGGGTACTACATCGAGGAGATGATCGCGGGGAACCAGATCCGCGAGGTCCTCGGGCTGACGCAGTACGACACGCCAGGCCTGATCCAGCGCGTGAAGGCGCAGGTGGACGGCGCGATCAAGCAGGACCTGATGAAGCCGACCGAGGGGATGCGACTCCTCGCCGACTACGAGCGCGGTCTGAAGGATCAGACGTACCTCAGCTTTTAG
- the nadD gene encoding nicotinate (nicotinamide) nucleotide adenylyltransferase, which translates to MGAARRVAIFGGSFNPPHVSHVLAVTYALSVAPVDAVVVVPVFQHPFAKELVPYEDRLEMCRLALGWIPSVEVSTVERELGGESLTLRTLEHLAAVHPGWSMRLLVGADVLPDLPKWHRFDRIAELAPPLVLGRAGIGSEGGAAHGLSAPEAVLPEVSSTEVRRALAAGDLEAVRWQVPRVVLEYALERGLYGVGRG; encoded by the coding sequence ATCGGTGCGGCGCGGCGGGTGGCGATCTTCGGAGGGAGCTTCAACCCGCCGCACGTGTCGCACGTGCTGGCGGTGACGTACGCGCTGTCGGTGGCGCCCGTGGACGCGGTGGTGGTGGTCCCCGTGTTCCAGCATCCGTTCGCGAAGGAGCTGGTGCCTTACGAGGATCGGCTCGAGATGTGTCGGCTCGCGCTCGGGTGGATCCCGTCGGTGGAGGTATCGACGGTGGAGCGGGAGCTGGGCGGCGAGAGCTTGACGCTGCGGACGCTGGAGCACCTGGCGGCGGTGCACCCGGGGTGGTCGATGCGGCTCCTGGTGGGCGCCGACGTGCTGCCGGATCTGCCGAAGTGGCATCGGTTCGATCGCATCGCCGAGCTGGCGCCGCCGCTGGTGCTGGGGCGCGCGGGGATCGGGTCGGAGGGGGGCGCGGCGCATGGGCTGTCGGCCCCCGAGGCGGTGTTGCCCGAGGTGTCGAGCACCGAGGTGCGTCGTGCGCTGGCGGCCGGTGATCTGGAGGCGGTGCGCTGGCAGGTGCCGCGGGTGGTGCTGGAGTACGCGCTGGAGCGCGGGCTCTACGGTGTCGGGCGGGGATGA